A genomic segment from Comamonas terrigena NBRC 13299 encodes:
- a CDS encoding sulfite exporter TauE/SafE family protein: protein MEWILVSLASALAGFVDAIVGGGGLILVPAMFAAFPTTTPATLFGTNKSAAVWGTAISAWQYSHRVRITWVTLVPAIGATLVGAFLGAWAVTLIKPDFLRILLPFILLGVLLYTLAKKELGRDHAPRLTGRTEMWAASAIGLLIGFYDGFFGPGTGSFFVFLFVRLLGYDFLNASASAKLLNLASNAAALLLFSLKGHVWWHFAIPLAVANVLGSMLGTWMALRHGTGFVRTIFIGVVSLLILKTGWDAFKLL, encoded by the coding sequence ATGGAATGGATACTCGTCTCCCTCGCCTCGGCACTGGCCGGTTTTGTGGATGCCATCGTGGGGGGCGGCGGTCTGATCCTGGTGCCGGCCATGTTTGCGGCCTTTCCCACCACCACCCCCGCCACGCTGTTCGGCACCAACAAAAGCGCTGCCGTCTGGGGCACGGCGATTTCGGCCTGGCAGTACAGCCACCGGGTGCGCATCACCTGGGTCACGCTGGTGCCGGCCATTGGCGCCACCCTGGTCGGAGCCTTTCTGGGGGCCTGGGCGGTCACCCTGATCAAGCCCGACTTTCTGCGCATCCTGCTGCCCTTCATCCTGCTGGGCGTGCTGCTGTATACCCTGGCCAAGAAGGAGCTGGGCCGCGACCATGCGCCGCGCCTGACCGGCCGCACCGAGATGTGGGCGGCCAGCGCCATCGGCCTGCTGATCGGCTTTTATGACGGGTTCTTTGGCCCCGGCACCGGCAGCTTCTTTGTCTTTCTGTTCGTGCGTCTGCTGGGCTATGACTTCCTGAACGCCTCGGCCAGCGCCAAGCTGCTGAACCTGGCGTCCAACGCGGCAGCGCTGCTGCTGTTCTCGCTCAAGGGCCATGTGTGGTGGCATTTCGCCATCCCGCTGGCCGTGGCCAATGTGCTGGGCAGCATGCTGGGCACCTGGATGGCCCTGCGCCACGGCACGGGCTTTGTGCGCACCATTTTCATCGGCGTGGTGAGCCTGCTGATCCTGAAGACCGGCTGGGACGCTTTCAAGCTGCTCTGA
- a CDS encoding GMC family oxidoreductase, which produces MSDNQFDYIIIGGGTAGALLANRLSADRSLRVLLIEAGRKDDYHWIHIPVGYLYCIGNPRTDWLYQTEPDAGLNGRRLRYPRGKTLGGCSSINGMIYMRGQARDYDAWAQITGDDAWTWDSVLPAFRRHEDHWRLDQPEGVNENFKRLHGNKATGSTGEWRVEKQRLRWDILDAFAQAAQQAGIPATDDFNRGTNEGVGYFEVNQKAGLRWNTAKAFLRPTCYGRPNFELWTCAQATRLLTQRQADGSLRCTGVEVWTGDERLVAHASEEVVLSAGAVNSPQLLQLSGIGPGHLLQQHGIPTLCDLPGVGANLQDHLQIRAVYKVRGAPTLNVMASSLWGKAKIGMEYAFKRSGPMSMAPSQLGAFTRSDPHQPHPNLEYHVQPLSLDAFGEPLHPFPAFTASVCNLNPTSRGTVQITSAHFKDAPAIAPNYLSTPEDRQVAADSLRVTRRIAAQPALAPYQPEEWKPGPQYQSDEDLARLAGDIATTIFHPVGTTAMGRDGDPNAVLDSRLRVRDGRGGLVAGLRVVDAGAMPTITSGNTNSPTLMMAEKAAEWIRADRQARRQHAAVAPVPETAAA; this is translated from the coding sequence ATGAGCGACAACCAGTTTGACTACATCATCATCGGCGGTGGCACCGCTGGCGCCCTGCTTGCCAACCGCCTGAGCGCAGACCGCAGCCTGCGCGTGCTGCTGATCGAAGCGGGCCGCAAGGACGACTACCACTGGATCCACATCCCCGTCGGCTACCTGTACTGCATCGGCAATCCGCGCACCGACTGGCTCTACCAGACCGAACCCGACGCCGGCCTGAACGGCCGCCGCCTGCGCTACCCCCGCGGCAAGACGCTGGGAGGGTGCTCCAGCATCAACGGCATGATCTATATGCGCGGCCAGGCCCGCGACTACGACGCCTGGGCGCAGATCACCGGCGACGATGCCTGGACCTGGGACAGCGTGCTGCCCGCCTTCCGCCGCCACGAAGACCACTGGCGCCTGGACCAGCCCGAAGGCGTGAACGAAAACTTCAAGCGCCTGCACGGCAACAAGGCCACCGGCAGCACCGGCGAATGGCGGGTGGAAAAGCAGCGCCTGCGCTGGGACATCCTGGACGCCTTTGCCCAGGCGGCGCAACAGGCCGGCATTCCGGCCACCGACGATTTCAACCGCGGCACCAACGAAGGCGTGGGCTACTTCGAAGTCAACCAAAAAGCCGGGCTGCGCTGGAATACGGCCAAGGCTTTTCTGCGCCCCACCTGCTACGGGCGGCCCAATTTCGAACTGTGGACCTGCGCCCAGGCCACGCGCCTGCTCACCCAGCGCCAGGCGGACGGCAGCCTGCGCTGCACCGGCGTGGAAGTCTGGACGGGCGATGAACGCCTGGTGGCCCATGCCAGCGAGGAAGTGGTGCTCAGCGCGGGCGCCGTCAATTCGCCCCAGCTGCTGCAGCTGTCGGGCATCGGCCCCGGCCACCTGTTGCAGCAGCATGGCATTCCCACGCTGTGCGATCTGCCCGGGGTGGGTGCCAATCTGCAGGACCACCTGCAGATCCGCGCCGTCTACAAGGTGCGGGGCGCACCCACGCTGAACGTGATGGCCAGCTCCCTGTGGGGCAAGGCCAAGATCGGCATGGAATACGCCTTCAAGCGCAGCGGTCCGATGAGCATGGCGCCTTCGCAGCTGGGGGCTTTCACGCGCAGCGACCCCCACCAGCCCCATCCCAATCTGGAATACCACGTGCAGCCCTTGTCGCTGGATGCGTTCGGCGAGCCGCTGCACCCGTTTCCGGCCTTCACCGCCAGCGTCTGTAACCTCAACCCCACCAGCCGGGGCACGGTGCAGATCACCAGCGCCCATTTCAAGGATGCGCCTGCGATTGCACCCAACTACCTGTCCACGCCCGAAGACCGCCAGGTGGCGGCCGACAGCCTGCGCGTGACGCGCCGCATCGCTGCCCAGCCGGCGCTGGCGCCTTACCAGCCCGAAGAATGGAAGCCAGGCCCCCAGTACCAGAGCGATGAAGACCTGGCCCGCCTGGCGGGCGACATTGCCACCACCATCTTCCACCCCGTAGGCACCACCGCCATGGGCCGGGACGGCGACCCGAACGCCGTGCTGGACAGCCGCCTGCGCGTGCGCGACGGGCGCGGCGGCCTGGTGGCCGGGCTGCGCGTGGTGGACGCTGGCGCCATGCCCACCATCACCAGCGGCAACACCAACAGCCCCACGCTGATGATGGCCGAGAAGGCGGCCGAATGGATCCGCGCCGACCGGCAGGCGCGCCGCCAGCATGCAGCGGTGGCGCCCGTGCCGGAAACGGCAGCCGCCTGA
- a CDS encoding MlaE family ABC transporter permease yields MTSLPPQLQRQNSPEGAWAVLQGRWGAADFGDRAHWARVQAQLKAAPAQPDLGWDLHGVDWLDHVGAQLLWQHWQGQWPARLQATPGQKAMLQRVERFTAPPAPIPKPHPVREAVESLGCMVIQGREHLLAMVQLVGQLLLDVLRLLRAPLRGPWRDVSGHLYNMGAMALPITALVGFLIGVVLAYLMSLQLRQFGAEAFIVNILGISLIRELGPLLGAILVAGRTGSAITAQIGVMRVTEELDAMQVMGIPQGYRLVMPRALALALAMPLISLWTTLAALAGGMLAADMTMGISAAYFLQSLPDAVNVGNLWLAMGKSVVFGVFIALIGCHWGLRVEPNTQSLGQGTTASVVTAITMVIVVDAVFAILFRNVGF; encoded by the coding sequence ATGACTTCCTTGCCGCCGCAGCTGCAACGCCAGAACTCCCCGGAAGGGGCCTGGGCCGTGCTGCAGGGCCGATGGGGCGCCGCCGATTTCGGTGACCGCGCCCACTGGGCGCGCGTGCAGGCACAGCTCAAGGCGGCGCCGGCGCAGCCCGATCTGGGCTGGGATCTGCACGGTGTGGACTGGCTGGACCATGTGGGTGCCCAGCTGCTGTGGCAGCACTGGCAGGGCCAATGGCCTGCGCGCCTGCAGGCCACGCCGGGGCAGAAGGCCATGCTGCAGCGGGTGGAACGCTTCACCGCGCCCCCGGCGCCCATACCCAAGCCCCATCCGGTGCGCGAGGCCGTGGAGTCCCTGGGGTGCATGGTCATCCAGGGGCGCGAACATCTGCTGGCCATGGTGCAACTGGTCGGCCAATTGCTGCTGGATGTGCTGCGCCTGTTGCGCGCACCGCTGCGTGGACCCTGGCGCGATGTATCGGGTCACCTCTACAACATGGGTGCCATGGCGCTGCCCATCACGGCCCTGGTGGGTTTTCTGATCGGCGTGGTGCTGGCCTATCTGATGTCGCTGCAACTGCGCCAGTTCGGGGCAGAGGCCTTCATCGTCAACATCCTGGGCATTTCGCTGATCCGGGAGCTGGGGCCGCTGTTGGGCGCCATTCTGGTGGCGGGCCGCACCGGCTCGGCCATCACGGCCCAGATCGGCGTGATGCGGGTGACCGAGGAGCTTGACGCCATGCAGGTCATGGGCATTCCCCAGGGCTACCGCCTGGTGATGCCGCGTGCGCTGGCGCTGGCGCTGGCCATGCCCCTGATCAGCCTGTGGACCACGCTGGCCGCGCTGGCCGGCGGCATGCTGGCGGCGGATATGACCATGGGCATCTCGGCCGCGTACTTTCTGCAGTCGCTGCCGGACGCGGTCAATGTCGGCAATCTGTGGCTGGCCATGGGCAAGTCGGTGGTGTTTGGCGTGTTCATCGCGCTGATCGGCTGCCACTGGGGCCTGCGGGTGGAGCCCAACACCCAGAGCCTGGGCCAGGGCACCACGGCCTCGGTGGTCACGGCCATCACCATGGTGATCGTGGTGGATGCGGTCTTCGCCATTCTGTTTCGCAACGTGGGTTTCTGA
- a CDS encoding ABC transporter ATP-binding protein, protein MMVDTAVSPPSAAAALWAQGERVVHIDKLWSIFGEGESQFAVHQDLDLDIYRGEMLSIVGGSGTGKTVLLRQILGLLQPGKGTVEVLGQPAAAMGGEGAASRVGMLFQQGALYSAFNVLDNVAFPLRELGTLPRALVDAAALVKLQMVGLKPEHAMRMPADLSGGMIKRVALARALIMDPPLLLLDEPTAGLDPNGSDDFCALLRELHAELDLTVVMVTHDLDTLFALSSRVAVLAEKKVLVTGTPQEVAVFPHPFVAQFFQGERGRRAMAPAPSGPGPEGGQ, encoded by the coding sequence CTGATGGTCGATACCGCAGTCTCTCCCCCTTCCGCGGCCGCAGCCCTCTGGGCGCAGGGCGAGCGCGTGGTGCACATCGACAAGCTGTGGAGCATCTTTGGTGAAGGCGAGAGCCAGTTCGCCGTGCACCAGGACCTGGACCTGGACATCTACCGCGGCGAGATGCTGTCCATCGTCGGCGGCTCGGGGACCGGCAAGACGGTGCTGCTGCGCCAGATCCTGGGGCTGCTGCAGCCGGGCAAGGGCACGGTGGAGGTGCTGGGCCAGCCGGCGGCGGCCATGGGGGGCGAAGGCGCGGCCAGCCGCGTGGGCATGCTGTTCCAGCAGGGGGCGCTGTATTCGGCCTTCAACGTGCTGGACAACGTGGCATTTCCGCTGCGCGAGCTGGGGACGCTGCCGCGCGCGCTGGTGGATGCCGCCGCCCTGGTCAAGCTGCAGATGGTGGGCCTCAAGCCCGAGCACGCCATGCGCATGCCGGCCGACCTGTCGGGTGGCATGATCAAGCGGGTGGCGCTGGCGCGGGCGCTGATCATGGATCCGCCGTTGCTGCTGCTGGACGAGCCCACGGCAGGACTGGACCCGAATGGCTCGGACGATTTCTGTGCGCTGCTGCGCGAGCTGCATGCCGAGCTGGACCTGACCGTGGTCATGGTCACCCACGATCTGGATACGCTGTTCGCGCTGTCCAGCCGCGTGGCCGTGCTGGCCGAGAAAAAAGTGCTGGTCACCGGCACCCCGCAGGAGGTGGCGGTCTTTCCCCACCCCTTTGTTGCGCAATTCTTTCAGGGTGAGCGTGGCCGCAGGGCCATGGCACCTGCACCATCCGGGCCGGGCCCAGAGGGAGGTCAATGA
- a CDS encoding MlaD family protein codes for MENKSHAMAAGLFVVAVVCLLAGLAMWLTRDRHQYVEYEMSTKDAISGLQPQATVRYKGVSVGKVTRIGFDPQSSGNVLIRIAVDADAPVSPQTTYAQLGYQGVTGIAHIQLDDSDTPQSVLTTGPSGLPRLPMRSSPLTVLADQGMLIMGRVDEATRRINELLGTENQQRFSAALGDIAGAAKGVNELTHSLNRTITERIDPAAAQLPELSENARRSMLALEKAGQEAGQLATEVRQLAQRLQNQGGPMDQLERGAESMGAAAEQLSRTTLPAVTQAASDVSRAARGMGAAASGITNNPQSLIFGEGRVQPGPGEPGFAAPAAAGR; via the coding sequence ATGGAAAACAAGTCCCATGCCATGGCCGCAGGCCTGTTCGTGGTGGCGGTGGTCTGCCTGCTGGCAGGGTTGGCCATGTGGCTGACACGTGACCGCCACCAGTATGTGGAATACGAAATGTCCACCAAGGACGCCATCAGTGGCCTGCAGCCCCAGGCCACGGTGCGCTACAAGGGCGTGTCGGTGGGCAAGGTCACGCGCATCGGCTTTGATCCGCAAAGCAGCGGCAATGTGCTGATCCGCATTGCGGTCGACGCGGATGCCCCGGTCAGCCCCCAGACCACTTATGCCCAGCTGGGTTACCAGGGGGTGACCGGCATCGCCCACATCCAGCTGGACGACAGCGACACACCGCAAAGCGTGCTGACTACCGGTCCCAGCGGGCTGCCGCGTCTGCCCATGCGCTCCTCGCCGCTGACCGTGCTGGCCGACCAGGGCATGCTCATCATGGGGCGGGTGGACGAAGCCACGCGCCGCATCAACGAACTGCTGGGCACCGAGAACCAGCAGCGTTTCTCGGCCGCATTGGGTGACATTGCCGGCGCGGCCAAGGGGGTGAACGAGCTGACCCACAGCCTGAACCGCACCATCACCGAGCGCATCGACCCGGCGGCGGCCCAGCTGCCGGAGCTGTCGGAGAACGCCCGGCGCAGCATGCTGGCGCTGGAAAAGGCCGGGCAGGAGGCTGGTCAGCTGGCCACCGAGGTGCGCCAGCTGGCGCAGCGCTTGCAGAACCAGGGTGGGCCGATGGACCAGCTGGAGCGCGGCGCCGAGTCCATGGGGGCGGCGGCAGAGCAGCTGTCCCGCACCACCTTGCCGGCCGTGACCCAGGCGGCCAGCGATGTCTCGCGCGCTGCGCGCGGCATGGGGGCGGCGGCCTCGGGCATCACCAACAACCCCCAGTCCCTGATATTTGGCGAAGGCCGCGTCCAGCCAGGACCGGGTGAGCCGGGCTTTGCCGCACCTGCCGCGGCCGGCCGCTAA
- a CDS encoding ABC-type transport auxiliary lipoprotein family protein, producing the protein MRASTLWGAALLATGLSACSNLPSSPNQPARFDLGPLPAVAAAAPASVHPVLALADIQARAQNENSTSVLYRLAYADANAQHAYAYARWSQPPAVLVQQRLRDILSQDRIVLSAERGAQAPRVQGQTPPVLQLALEEFEQVFTGSTASVGALRLRATLIDSRRGGDVLLGQRLFALQQPASAANAAAGAQALAQAVDQAGLQLQQWLTQLPAKAP; encoded by the coding sequence ATGCGTGCAAGCACTTTGTGGGGAGCCGCCTTGCTGGCGACGGGGCTGAGCGCCTGCAGCAACCTGCCGTCGTCGCCCAACCAGCCGGCGCGTTTCGACCTCGGGCCACTGCCCGCGGTGGCCGCGGCGGCACCCGCCAGCGTCCACCCGGTGCTGGCGCTGGCCGATATCCAGGCGCGGGCCCAGAACGAGAACAGCACCTCCGTGCTCTACCGCCTGGCCTATGCCGATGCCAACGCTCAGCATGCCTATGCCTATGCGCGCTGGAGCCAGCCGCCAGCGGTGCTGGTGCAGCAGCGGCTGCGCGACATCCTGAGCCAGGACCGGATCGTGCTGTCCGCCGAGCGCGGGGCCCAGGCGCCGCGCGTGCAGGGCCAGACGCCGCCGGTGCTGCAGCTGGCGCTGGAAGAGTTTGAACAGGTGTTCACCGGCAGCACGGCCAGCGTAGGGGCGCTGCGCTTGCGTGCCACCTTGATCGACTCCCGGCGCGGCGGGGATGTGCTGCTGGGGCAGCGGCTGTTCGCCCTGCAGCAGCCGGCCAGTGCCGCCAATGCGGCCGCGGGCGCGCAGGCCCTGGCCCAGGCGGTGGACCAGGCCGGGCTGCAGCTGCAGCAATGGCTGACGCAGCTGCCCGCCAAAGCCCCCTGA
- a CDS encoding hemerythrin domain-containing protein, whose translation MATLEWSDELALDMAAMDDTHQEFVDLLAVVEEAPDAELPAAWRALVEHTDGHFGQEDRWMVSTGFAPDNCHSLQHRVVLQIMREGAERGAQGELHVIRGMAAELVTWFTHHAQTMDAALAKHLQDVNFDPASGVVYLPQSLPQAPIHGCGGACSTGDDHVEQQTRTEQVASSL comes from the coding sequence ATGGCCACACTGGAATGGAGCGACGAACTGGCGCTGGATATGGCGGCGATGGACGACACGCACCAAGAGTTCGTTGACCTGCTGGCCGTGGTGGAAGAAGCCCCCGATGCGGAGCTTCCCGCTGCCTGGCGGGCGCTGGTGGAGCATACCGATGGCCACTTCGGCCAGGAAGACCGCTGGATGGTCAGCACCGGCTTTGCGCCGGACAACTGCCACAGCCTGCAGCACCGCGTCGTGCTGCAGATCATGCGCGAGGGGGCGGAACGCGGTGCACAGGGGGAGCTGCATGTGATCCGCGGCATGGCGGCCGAGCTGGTGACCTGGTTCACCCACCATGCCCAGACCATGGATGCGGCGCTGGCCAAGCACCTCCAGGATGTGAATTTCGATCCCGCCTCGGGGGTAGTCTACCTCCCGCAATCGCTGCCGCAGGCCCCCATCCACGGCTGCGGTGGGGCCTGTTCCACGGGCGATGACCATGTGGAGCAGCAGACCCGCACGGAACAGGTGGCCAGCAGTCTCTAG
- a CDS encoding MarC family protein, whose amino-acid sequence MDLKPLITLVAIVNPLAIVPFFIHYTQGFDETQRRQTIRTAAISTCVVICACALIGLQVLDFFNISLQSFQVGGGLLLLISAMNMLNARPAEDRPNTGTLEAGVEKAAMGNSIAVVPLTIPLLTGPAAMSTVVIYADQARSIWQHIALLGYGVVVAAAVWAAFSLADPISRVLGKTGINVMTRLMGLILAALAIEVMAGGLVKIFPALAGVH is encoded by the coding sequence ATGGACCTCAAACCCCTGATCACGCTGGTGGCCATCGTCAACCCGCTGGCCATCGTCCCTTTTTTCATCCACTACACCCAGGGGTTTGACGAGACCCAGCGCCGCCAGACCATCCGCACCGCCGCCATCAGCACCTGTGTGGTGATCTGCGCCTGTGCCCTGATCGGGCTGCAGGTGCTGGATTTCTTCAACATCTCGCTGCAGAGCTTTCAGGTCGGCGGCGGCCTGCTGCTGCTGATCAGCGCGATGAACATGCTCAACGCCCGTCCGGCCGAAGACCGGCCCAACACCGGCACGCTGGAGGCTGGGGTTGAAAAAGCGGCCATGGGCAACAGCATTGCGGTCGTCCCCTTGACCATCCCGCTGCTGACCGGGCCGGCCGCCATGTCCACCGTGGTGATCTATGCCGATCAGGCACGCAGCATCTGGCAGCACATTGCACTGCTGGGTTACGGCGTGGTAGTGGCTGCGGCCGTGTGGGCCGCGTTCTCGCTGGCCGATCCCATCAGCCGTGTGCTGGGCAAGACCGGCATCAACGTGATGACCCGCCTGATGGGCCTGATCCTGGCGGCACTGGCCATCGAGGTGATGGCCGGCGGCCTGGTGAAAATCTTCCCGGCACTGGCCGGCGTCCACTGA
- a CDS encoding SDR family oxidoreductase, with protein sequence MSPPPIVLITGASRGIGAATARLAAARGWAVAVNYQQRRDAADALVHEIQCAGGEAMAVQGDVGDEAQVVAMYEAMDRHWGRPLAVLVNNAGVVDRPSQVADMSAARLERMFRVNVLGSFYCAREAVRRMSTARGGQGGSIVNVSSAAALLGAAHQYVDYAAAKGAVDVMTRGLAKEVAAEGIRVNAVRPGLIETEIHASGGLPDRVRELQHQVPMQRGGSADEVAEAILWLMSPASSYTTASFTEVSGGRH encoded by the coding sequence ATGTCGCCACCACCCATCGTCCTGATCACCGGTGCCAGCCGTGGTATTGGCGCCGCAACCGCCCGCCTGGCTGCCGCCCGGGGCTGGGCCGTGGCCGTGAACTACCAGCAGCGCCGCGATGCCGCCGATGCGCTGGTGCACGAGATCCAGTGCGCGGGTGGCGAGGCCATGGCCGTGCAAGGCGATGTGGGCGATGAGGCCCAGGTAGTGGCGATGTATGAAGCCATGGACCGCCACTGGGGCCGGCCGCTGGCGGTCCTGGTGAACAACGCCGGCGTGGTGGACCGCCCCAGCCAGGTGGCCGACATGTCTGCTGCACGGCTGGAGCGCATGTTCCGCGTCAATGTGCTGGGCAGCTTCTACTGCGCGCGCGAGGCCGTGCGCCGCATGAGCACGGCCCGCGGCGGCCAGGGCGGCAGCATCGTCAATGTCTCCAGTGCCGCTGCCTTGCTGGGCGCAGCCCACCAGTATGTGGACTACGCCGCCGCCAAGGGTGCGGTGGATGTGATGACGCGCGGTCTGGCCAAGGAGGTGGCGGCCGAGGGGATCCGCGTCAACGCGGTGCGCCCGGGGCTGATCGAGACCGAGATCCACGCCAGCGGCGGCCTGCCCGACCGTGTGCGCGAACTGCAACACCAGGTGCCCATGCAGCGCGGCGGCTCCGCCGACGAGGTGGCAGAAGCTATCCTGTGGCTGATGTCTCCCGCTTCCAGCTACACCACGGCCAGTTTCACCGAAGTCTCCGGTGGCCGGCACTGA
- a CDS encoding dienelactone hydrolase family protein, with amino-acid sequence MPHTGQLLNLQTPDGRLLPAWAAIPEGPLCGAVVVLQEIFGVNSHIRAVTERFAARGFAAVAPALFYRLAPCDTLGVELGYSDADMQQGRQLKAQAEALPPPGMAQDVGTAVDWLATTTGQKVGAVGFCWGGLLAWRAACSLPQLSAAVCYYGGGMTGPEERSRQPLCPVMAHFGRHDHFIPVDTVLAFDQVQPQAQVFVYDADHGFNCDQRASYDDASALVARDRTLAFLDTQLRT; translated from the coding sequence ATGCCCCATACCGGCCAACTCCTGAATCTGCAGACCCCCGACGGTCGCTTGCTGCCAGCCTGGGCGGCCATTCCCGAGGGCCCGTTGTGCGGGGCCGTGGTGGTGTTGCAGGAGATCTTCGGCGTCAACAGCCACATCCGCGCCGTGACCGAGCGTTTTGCCGCACGGGGCTTTGCGGCCGTGGCGCCGGCGCTGTTCTACCGCCTGGCACCCTGCGACACCTTGGGCGTGGAGCTGGGCTACAGCGATGCCGACATGCAGCAGGGCCGCCAGCTCAAGGCCCAGGCCGAAGCTCTGCCGCCTCCTGGCATGGCGCAGGACGTCGGTACCGCCGTGGACTGGCTGGCCACCACCACCGGCCAGAAAGTGGGGGCCGTGGGCTTTTGCTGGGGCGGATTGCTGGCCTGGCGCGCGGCCTGCAGCCTGCCGCAGCTGTCGGCGGCCGTCTGCTACTACGGCGGCGGCATGACCGGGCCCGAGGAACGCAGCCGCCAGCCGCTGTGCCCGGTGATGGCGCATTTCGGCCGCCATGACCATTTCATCCCCGTCGATACGGTGCTGGCTTTTGACCAGGTCCAGCCCCAGGCCCAGGTGTTTGTCTATGACGCCGACCACGGCTTCAACTGTGACCAGCGCGCCAGCTACGACGATGCCTCGGCCCTGGTGGCGCGGGACAGGACGCTGGCATTTCTGGATACGCAACTGCGCACCTGA
- a CDS encoding magnesium transporter CorA family protein, giving the protein MHLLRIHPAAHLVEDRGTALPSAAPEPGSFWWLACERTELEARLPEIQAMLQAVCGAPLLDLHVSDLLNAHIPSTSDYTSQYDVMLFHRLVDSGASDSPAAIRAAGKGGTAPPPTPVLQRVRTQPIGFAVYDQLLLTVHPPACPLQQQFQQRLETARQVPEGRPGAAKLPHSPADLMLRMLNQMVDGYLDLRRVMTRQLDHWQLSLLRPRAKFHDWSAVLDARLALHQLDEICEDQRGAVQDWIEAMDSWPDDSGHDRREHELLRVRSRDVLEHIERVIHHVRRIEQSAEAAVQMHFSSQSNRANDIMRTLTTLTAVFLPLNLIAAIFGMNFEFIPWIHQSHGFWWAVASMALIALALLVFFWRRRYLDRNSLR; this is encoded by the coding sequence ATGCACCTGCTGCGCATCCACCCCGCTGCCCACCTGGTGGAAGACCGGGGCACCGCCCTGCCCTCCGCTGCGCCGGAGCCGGGCAGCTTCTGGTGGCTGGCCTGCGAGCGCACCGAGCTCGAGGCCCGGTTGCCGGAAATCCAGGCCATGCTGCAGGCCGTCTGCGGTGCGCCGCTGCTGGACCTGCATGTGTCCGACCTGCTCAACGCCCACATCCCGTCCACCTCGGACTACACCTCCCAGTACGACGTGATGCTGTTCCACCGCCTGGTGGACTCCGGCGCCAGCGACTCCCCCGCCGCCATCCGCGCCGCCGGCAAGGGCGGCACCGCGCCGCCGCCCACCCCGGTGCTGCAGCGCGTGCGCACCCAGCCCATCGGCTTTGCGGTGTACGACCAGCTGCTGCTGACCGTGCACCCACCCGCCTGTCCGCTGCAGCAGCAGTTCCAGCAGCGGCTGGAAACGGCCCGCCAGGTGCCCGAAGGCCGGCCCGGCGCCGCCAAGCTGCCGCACAGCCCGGCCGACCTGATGCTGCGCATGCTCAACCAGATGGTGGACGGCTACCTGGACCTGCGCCGCGTGATGACGCGCCAGCTGGACCACTGGCAGCTGTCGCTGCTGCGCCCACGCGCCAAGTTCCACGACTGGAGCGCGGTGCTGGATGCCCGCCTGGCGCTGCACCAGCTGGACGAAATCTGCGAAGACCAGCGCGGTGCCGTGCAGGACTGGATCGAGGCCATGGACAGCTGGCCCGACGACTCCGGCCACGACCGGCGCGAGCACGAGCTGCTGCGCGTACGCTCACGCGACGTGCTGGAGCACATCGAGCGCGTGATCCACCATGTGCGCCGCATCGAGCAGAGCGCCGAAGCGGCCGTGCAGATGCATTTCTCGTCGCAGAGCAACCGCGCCAACGACATCATGCGCACGCTGACCACGCTCACCGCCGTGTTCCTGCCGTTGAACCTGATTGCGGCCATCTTCGGCATGAACTTCGAATTCATTCCCTGGATCCACCAAAGCCACGGCTTCTGGTGGGCCGTGGCCAGCATGGCGTTGATCGCGCTGGCGCTGCTGGTGTTCTTCTGGCGCCGGCGCTATCTGGACCGCAACAGCCTGCGCTGA